A single region of the Pseudalkalibacillus berkeleyi genome encodes:
- the gpmI gene encoding 2,3-bisphosphoglycerate-independent phosphoglycerate mutase has product MAKKPVALIILDGFALRDETKGNAVAQANKPNFDRYWNAFPHAQLQASGEAVGLPEGQMGNSEVGHLNIGAGRVVYQSLTRVNLSIKEGEFYENQTFLDAMDHVKKKDSALHIFGLLSDGGIHSHIDHLYALLKLASEQDVERVYIHGFLDGRDVGPQSAKQYISALQEKMAEFGVGEFATISGRYYSMDRDKRWDRVERSYRAMTYGEGPSYNDPIEVVEDSYQNDIHDEFVLPSVITKDDGSPVATIEDDDAIIFFNFRPDRAIQISQVFTNDDFRGFDRGEGRPKNLHYVCLTQFSESIDGEVAFKPTNLDNTLGEALAQQDYKQLRIAETEKYPHVTFFFSGGREKEFPGEERILIDSPKVATYDLQPEMSAYEVTDALLDELNADKHDVIILNFANPDMVGHSGMLEPTIKAIETVDECLGKIVDLILEKDGAAIITADHGNSDEVMTTEGKPMTAHTTNPVPVIVTKKGGELREDGILADLSPTILDLLGGKQPKEMTGKTLLK; this is encoded by the coding sequence ATGGCTAAAAAACCAGTCGCGCTCATCATTTTAGATGGGTTTGCATTACGGGATGAAACAAAAGGGAATGCGGTCGCCCAGGCTAACAAGCCGAATTTTGATCGCTACTGGAATGCGTTTCCTCACGCTCAACTCCAAGCGAGTGGAGAAGCGGTTGGCCTTCCTGAAGGTCAAATGGGGAACTCGGAGGTCGGTCACCTGAATATCGGTGCAGGCCGTGTCGTCTATCAAAGTTTGACCCGAGTAAACCTATCTATTAAAGAAGGCGAATTTTATGAAAATCAAACCTTCTTAGATGCGATGGACCACGTAAAGAAAAAGGATTCAGCGCTCCATATATTTGGTTTGCTATCTGATGGTGGTATTCACAGTCATATTGATCATCTTTATGCATTGTTGAAGCTTGCATCCGAACAAGACGTCGAGAGAGTTTATATCCATGGTTTCTTAGACGGCCGTGATGTTGGACCACAATCAGCCAAACAATATATCTCAGCTTTACAAGAAAAAATGGCCGAATTTGGTGTTGGGGAATTTGCGACAATATCAGGTCGGTACTATTCGATGGACCGTGATAAGCGGTGGGACAGAGTGGAGCGTTCGTATCGTGCAATGACATACGGCGAAGGCCCATCCTACAACGATCCGATCGAAGTAGTAGAAGATTCTTACCAAAATGATATCCATGATGAATTCGTACTACCATCAGTCATTACGAAGGATGACGGTTCACCGGTTGCGACGATTGAGGACGATGATGCGATCATCTTCTTTAACTTCCGACCTGACAGAGCTATCCAGATTTCTCAAGTATTCACGAATGACGATTTCAGAGGGTTTGATCGAGGAGAAGGTCGTCCGAAAAACTTACACTATGTATGTTTGACCCAGTTCAGTGAATCGATTGATGGAGAAGTCGCATTCAAACCGACGAACCTAGATAACACGCTAGGTGAAGCACTAGCTCAACAAGATTATAAACAGCTTAGAATAGCTGAAACCGAGAAATACCCACATGTGACGTTCTTTTTCAGTGGAGGTCGTGAAAAAGAGTTTCCTGGTGAGGAACGGATATTGATTGATTCTCCAAAAGTCGCAACCTATGACTTACAGCCTGAGATGAGTGCTTATGAAGTAACGGACGCGTTGCTTGATGAGTTGAATGCGGACAAGCATGATGTCATCATTTTGAACTTCGCAAATCCGGACATGGTTGGTCATTCAGGTATGCTTGAACCAACGATTAAAGCGATAGAAACGGTCGATGAATGTCTTGGTAAAATTGTTGATCTCATCTTAGAAAAGGATGGAGCAGCGATTATCACAGCAGACCATGGTAACTCTGATGAAGTCATGACGACAGAAGGAAAACCGATGACAGCCCATACAACGAACCCTGTACCCGTTATCGTAACGAAAAAAGGTGGAGAACTACGAGAAGACGGAATTCTTGCAGATCTATCACCGACGATTCTAGATCTTTTAGGCGGTAAGCAGCCGAAAGAGATGACAGGTAAAACTTTATTAAAGTAG
- the tpiA gene encoding triose-phosphate isomerase, with amino-acid sequence MRKPIIAGNWKMHKTLEESKSFVKEISQLIPDQEKIDSVICAPALFLNALVNETTDSKLHIGAQNMHHEESGAFTGEISPLALNDMNVEYVILGHSERREMFGETNESVNKKVHAAFKYNLVPIVCVGESLEQRESEETKPHVKKQVELALSGLSEDQVREVVIAYEPIWAIGTGKSATSEDANEVCAYIRNVVEEKYSKEVADNVRIQYGGSVKPETIGELMSQSDIDGALVGGASLKPQSFLQLLEVVHNG; translated from the coding sequence ATGCGTAAACCGATTATCGCAGGAAACTGGAAGATGCATAAGACATTAGAGGAGTCGAAAAGCTTTGTTAAGGAGATCAGTCAATTGATCCCAGATCAAGAAAAAATCGATTCAGTTATTTGTGCGCCTGCATTATTTCTAAATGCGCTTGTGAACGAAACGACAGATTCCAAACTTCATATTGGTGCTCAAAACATGCATCATGAGGAATCAGGAGCTTTTACAGGTGAAATTAGTCCTCTTGCTCTTAACGACATGAACGTTGAATATGTGATACTAGGTCATTCTGAGCGCAGAGAAATGTTTGGTGAAACGAATGAATCCGTTAATAAGAAAGTACATGCAGCCTTTAAGTACAATTTAGTGCCTATCGTATGCGTAGGCGAGTCACTGGAGCAACGCGAAAGTGAAGAAACCAAACCTCATGTCAAAAAACAAGTTGAGCTTGCACTAAGTGGCTTGTCTGAAGATCAAGTTCGCGAAGTTGTGATTGCTTACGAACCAATTTGGGCAATCGGAACTGGAAAATCAGCTACTTCTGAAGATGCAAATGAAGTTTGTGCATATATTCGTAATGTTGTAGAAGAAAAGTATTCGAAGGAAGTTGCAGACAACGTCCGAATCCAATATGGTGGAAGTGTGAAGCCTGAAACGATTGGAGAATTAATGAGCCAATCTGATATTGATGGAGCACTAGTCGGTGGAGCAAGCTTAAAGCCACAATCTTTCCTACAATTGTTGGAGGTTGTTCATAATGGCTAA
- a CDS encoding phosphoglycerate kinase — protein sequence MQKQSIRDIDVNGKKVFCRVDFNVPMKNGEVTDDTRIRAALPTIQHLVEQGAKVILASHLGRPKGEVVEELRLDPVAKRLSDLLNRTVTKTDEVYGEEVEKAISTLDLGGVLLIENVRFEAGEEKNDAELAKAFANLADFYVNDAFGAAHRAHASTEGIAHHLPGVAGFLMEKELEVLGKALAEPERPFTAIIGGAKVKDKIGVIDNLLDKVDNLIIGGGLAYTFVKALGHDIGKSLLEEDKIDLAKTFMEKAEQKGVKFYLPKDAIVADDFSGDANTKVVSIDEIPSDWEALDIGPETRDEYRTVIEGSKLVIWNGPMGVFEIPAFANGTKGVANALADAKDTYSVIGGGDSAAAVEKFGLADQMSHISTGGGASLEFMEGKVLPGVAALNDK from the coding sequence ATGCAAAAACAATCGATCCGAGATATTGATGTGAATGGGAAAAAAGTGTTCTGTCGTGTAGACTTCAATGTACCGATGAAAAATGGTGAAGTGACAGATGACACGAGGATTCGAGCTGCTCTACCAACGATTCAACACCTCGTAGAACAAGGTGCAAAGGTTATTCTTGCGAGTCACTTAGGACGTCCGAAGGGTGAAGTAGTCGAGGAATTACGACTCGATCCAGTTGCGAAACGATTAAGTGATCTACTGAACCGCACTGTTACGAAAACAGATGAAGTTTATGGTGAGGAAGTTGAGAAAGCAATCTCTACCCTTGATCTTGGCGGCGTTCTATTAATCGAAAATGTCCGTTTCGAAGCGGGAGAAGAGAAGAATGACGCGGAACTTGCAAAAGCATTCGCTAACCTCGCAGACTTTTATGTGAACGATGCGTTTGGAGCAGCACACCGTGCACATGCTTCAACAGAAGGTATCGCGCATCATCTACCTGGCGTGGCTGGATTTTTAATGGAGAAAGAGCTTGAGGTTCTTGGAAAAGCATTAGCTGAGCCAGAACGCCCATTTACTGCAATTATTGGTGGCGCAAAAGTAAAAGACAAAATCGGTGTCATTGACAATCTATTAGATAAAGTCGATAACTTGATCATCGGTGGCGGTTTAGCTTACACATTTGTGAAAGCTTTAGGGCATGATATCGGAAAGTCACTATTAGAAGAAGACAAAATAGATCTCGCGAAAACATTTATGGAAAAAGCAGAACAAAAAGGCGTGAAGTTCTACCTACCTAAGGATGCAATTGTTGCGGATGACTTCTCCGGAGATGCGAATACGAAAGTCGTCTCTATTGATGAAATCCCATCTGATTGGGAAGCGCTTGATATAGGTCCAGAAACCCGAGATGAGTACAGAACAGTGATTGAAGGTTCGAAGCTTGTAATATGGAATGGACCGATGGGTGTATTCGAAATTCCGGCATTTGCAAATGGTACGAAAGGTGTAGCAAATGCACTTGCTGACGCAAAAGATACGTACAGTGTAATTGGTGGTGGAGATTCTGCAGCAGCAGTTGAGAAATTCGGACTAGCTGATCAGATGAGCCACATCTCTACAGGTGGCGGTGCTTCTCTTGAGTTTATGGAAGGGAAAGTACTACCTGGAGTGGCAGCACTAAACGACAAATAA
- the eno gene encoding phosphopyruvate hydratase, giving the protein MPSSIINIFAREVLDSRGNPTVEVEVWLESGARGRALVPSGASTGEYEAVELRDGDKDRYLGKGVLNAVNNVNELIAPELVYFDALDQVAIDKQLLELDGTENKGKLGANAILGVSMAVAHAAADHLGVPLYNYLGGFNAKSLPTPMMNILNGGEHADNNVDIQEFMVMPVGAETFREALRVGAEIFHTLKKVLKDKGLNTAVGDEGGFAPNLGSNEEAISTIIEAIEKAGYKPGEEVKLALDVASSELYKDGKYHLSGEGVTKTSEEMVAWYEELSSKYPIVSIEDGLDENDWDGWEKLTAAIGDKVQLVGDDLFVTNTAKLSEGIERKVGNSILIKVNQIGTLTETFDAIEMAKRAGYTAVISHRSGETEDSTIADIAVATNAGQIKTGAPSRTDRVAKYNQLLRIEDELDYAGHYAGEDAFYNINK; this is encoded by the coding sequence ATGCCATCAAGTATTATTAATATTTTTGCTCGTGAAGTATTAGATTCTCGTGGTAACCCGACTGTAGAAGTTGAGGTTTGGTTAGAATCAGGCGCTCGTGGTCGTGCACTCGTACCAAGTGGCGCTTCAACTGGAGAGTACGAAGCTGTAGAACTTCGTGACGGTGACAAAGATCGTTATCTAGGCAAAGGTGTATTAAATGCTGTAAATAACGTAAATGAACTCATTGCACCTGAACTTGTATATTTCGATGCACTTGACCAAGTTGCAATCGACAAGCAGTTGTTAGAGCTCGACGGTACTGAGAACAAAGGAAAGTTAGGCGCTAACGCAATCCTTGGTGTATCCATGGCAGTGGCACACGCAGCTGCAGACCACCTTGGTGTACCACTTTACAACTATCTTGGTGGTTTCAATGCAAAATCACTTCCAACACCAATGATGAACATCTTAAACGGCGGAGAGCACGCAGATAACAACGTAGATATCCAAGAATTCATGGTTATGCCTGTCGGAGCAGAAACATTCCGTGAAGCACTTCGTGTTGGGGCTGAAATTTTCCACACATTGAAAAAAGTATTAAAAGACAAAGGCTTGAACACAGCTGTTGGAGATGAAGGTGGATTTGCTCCGAACCTAGGATCTAACGAAGAAGCAATCTCAACAATTATCGAAGCCATTGAAAAAGCAGGCTACAAGCCAGGCGAAGAAGTGAAGTTGGCATTAGATGTTGCATCTTCTGAGCTTTATAAAGATGGCAAGTATCATCTTTCAGGTGAAGGCGTTACGAAGACATCTGAAGAAATGGTTGCTTGGTATGAAGAGTTGTCATCTAAATATCCAATCGTTTCAATTGAAGATGGCCTAGACGAAAACGACTGGGACGGTTGGGAAAAGCTTACGGCAGCAATCGGTGACAAAGTCCAGCTTGTTGGAGACGACCTGTTCGTAACGAACACTGCGAAACTTTCTGAAGGTATCGAGCGCAAAGTCGGTAACTCAATCCTAATTAAAGTGAACCAGATCGGTACATTGACTGAAACATTTGATGCAATTGAAATGGCGAAGCGCGCAGGATACACTGCAGTCATCTCTCACCGTTCTGGTGAAACAGAAGATAGCACAATCGCTGACATCGCAGTTGCGACAAACGCGGGTCAAATTAAGACTGGTGCACCATCCCGAACGGACCGGGTAGCAAAATACAACCAGCTTCTACGTATCGAGGACGAGCTCGACTACGCAGGACACTATGCTGGGGAAGATGCATTTTACAACATTAACAAATAA